A genomic stretch from Penicillium digitatum chromosome 4, complete sequence includes:
- a CDS encoding Acetyl-coenzyme A synthetase: MSDGPIQPLKPIVVHEAHEVDTFHVPKAFHDKHPTGTHLKDIDEYKKLYEESIKSPDTFWARMARELLTFDKDFETTHHGSFENGDNAWFVEGRLNASFNCVDRHALKNPDKVAIIYEADEPNEGRKITYGELMREVSRVAWTLKERGVKKGDTVAIYLPMIPEAVIAFLACSRIGAVHSVVFAGFSSDSLRDRVLDASSKVVITSDEGKRGGKVIGTKKIVDEAMKQCPDVHTVLVFKRTGAEVPWTAGRDIWWHEEVEKYPNYLAPEPVSSEDPLFLLYTSGSTGKPKGVMHTTAGYLLGAAMTGKYVFDIHDDDRYFCGGDVGWITGHTYVVYAPLLLGCATVVFESTPAYPNFSRYWDVIDKHDVTQFYVAPTALRLLKRAGDEHIHHKMSSLRILGSVGEPIAAEVWKWYFESVGKEEAHICDTYWQTETGSNVITPLGGITPTKPGSASLPFFGIEPAIIDPVSGEEILGNDVEGVLAFKQPWPSMARTVWGAHKRYMDTYLNVYKGYYFTGDGAGRDHEGYYWIRGRVDDVVNVSGHRLSTAEIEAALLEHPAVAEAAVVGIADELTGQAVNAFVALKETNASEQISKDLAMQVRKSIGPFAAPKAVFIVDDLPKTRSGKIMRRILRKILSGEEDSLGDTSTLSDPSVVDRIIKTVHLARQK; the protein is encoded by the exons ATGTCGGACGGCCCCATTCAGCCTCTCAAGCCTATAGTG GTGCATGAAGCACACGAGGTCGACACTTTCCACGTCCCGAAGGCGTTCCACGATAAGCACCCCACCGGCACTCATCTCAAGGACATCGACGAGTACAAGAAGCTCTACGAAGAATCAATTAAGAGCCCCGACACTTTCTGGGCCCGTATGGCCCGCGAGCTGCTCACATTCGACAAGGACTTTGAAACCACACATCACGGTTCGTTCGAGAACGGTGACAATGCCTGGTTCGTCGAGGGTCGGTTGAACGCGTCATTCAACTGTGTCGATCGTCATGCCCTCAAGAACCCAGATAAGGTTGCCATAATTTATGAAGCCGATGAGCCCAACGAGGGCCGTAAGATCACCTACGGAGAGCTGATGCGCGAGGTGTCCCGGGTTGCCTGGACTCTGAAGGAGCGGGGTGTCAAGAAGGGCGACACCGTCGCCATCTACCTGCCTATGATTCCCGAGGCCGTGATCGCTTTCCTGGCTTGCTCGCGTATTGGTGCTGTACACTCAGTTGTCTTTGCTGGTTTCTCTTCCGACTCCCTCCGGGACCGTGTCCTGGACGCCTCCTCCAAGGTCGTTATTACCTCCGACGAAGGCAAGCGTGGGGGCAAGGTCATCGGGACTAAGAAGATTGTGGATGAGGCCATGAAGCAGTGCCCCGATGTGCACACCGTGCTGGTGTTCAAGCGCACCGGTGCCGAGGTGCCCTGGACCGCCGGCCGTGACATCTGGTGGCACGAGGAGGTCGAGAAGTACCCCAACTACCTCGCCCCTGAGCCGGTCAGCTCCGAGGACCCTCTCTTCCTGCTGTACACTTCCGGTTCAACCGGCAAGCCCAAGGGTGTTATGCACACCACTGCCGGCTACCTGCTCGGTGCTGCCATGACTGGAAAGTACGTGTTCGATATCCACGATGATGATCGCTACTTCTGCGGCGGTGATGTCGGTTGGATTACTGGTCACACCTATGTTGTGTACGCCCCTCTGTTGCTTGGCTGTGCCACCGTCGTGTTCGAGAGCACTCCCGCCTACCCCAACTTCTCCCGCTACTGGGATGTCATTGACAAGCACGACGTCACACAATTCTACGTTGCACCCACCGCTCTGCGTCTGCTGAAGCGCGCCGGAGATGAACACATTCACCACAAGATGAGCAGTCTGCGTATTCTTGGCTCTGTTGGAGAGCCCATTGCTGCAGAAGTCTGGAAGTGGTACTTTGAGTCGGTCGGCAAGGAGGAAGCTCACATCTGCGAC ACATACTGGCAAACCGAGACCGGCTCAAACGTCATCACCCCTCTCGGCGGCATCACCCCTACTAAGCCCGGTAGTGCTTCCCTCCCCTTCTTCGGTATTGAACCTGCCATTATCGACCCCGTCTCCGGAGAGGAGATTCTCGGAAATGATGTCGAGGGTGTTCTGGCCTTCAAGCAGCCGTGGCCCAGCATGGCCCGCACTGTGTGGGGTGCCCACAAGCGTTACATGGACACTTACTTGAATGTGTACAAGGGTTACTAT TTCACCGGAGATGGTGCAGGCCGTGACCACGAGGGCTACTACTGGATCCGCGGCCGTGTGGACGATGTCGTCAACGTTTCTGGACATCGTCTGTCCACCGCTGAGATCGAGGCTGCTCTTCTCGAGCACC CTGCCGTTGCCGAGGCTGCTGTTGTTGGTATTGCCGACGAGCTGACCGGCCAGGCTGTCAATGCTTTTGTCGCTCTCAAGGAGACCAACGCGTCAGAACAGATCAGCAAGGACCTTGCAATGCAAGTCCGCAAGTCTATCGGTCCCTTCGCCGCCCCCAAGGCCGTTTTCATTGTGGATGACCTCCCCAAGACCCGCAGTGGCAAGATCATGCGCCGTATCTTGCGGAAGATTCTCAGTGGCGAGGAGGATAGCCTCGGCGATACTTCCACG CTCTCCGACCCCAGTGTTGTGGACAGGATTATCAAAACCGTCCACCTCGCCCGCCAGAAGTAA
- a CDS encoding Diaminopropionate ammonia-lyase, putative, translated as MENHGRAVAFMARLLGIEARILVPRSLNHRTRDIIAVEGAQLAIVQGDYDQAVPEAMNETHVGQGCTSHSEYGVRGNELAQLGLAGSLMITPAGVGSFVHAVTKRCKSHSTSISVVSVEPDTAACLSSSVAAGKPVTVQTSSTIMNAGPCGGASLAALRQLAVSKEATSPLSMNSVVILLNTEGVRDYPVPKDVSVDDAVGSSQTLTQINSSNPTLSVTDGVGGTEIINDLAAWFSHRDIEHHWIEKVAG; from the exons ATGGAAAACCATGGACGGGCAGTTGCGTTTATGGCTCGTCTCCTCGGCATCGAGGCACGGATCCTTGTTCCTCGGTCTTTGAACCATCGGACTCGGGATATTATCGCCGTGGAAGGGGCTCAGTTGGCTATTGTTCAGGGCGATTACGATCAGGCTGTACCGGAGGCTATGAATGAGACGCATGTGGGACAGGGGTGTACTTCTCATTCGGAATACGGCGTTCGAGGG AATGAACTTGCGCAACTTGGTCTGGCGGGTAGTCTGATGATCACCCCCGCTGGTGTGGGCAGCTTCGTACATGCGGTCACGAAGCGTTGCAAGTCGCATAGCACGTCGATATCTGTAGTCTCTGTCGAGCCTGACACGGCTGCATGTCTATCTTCTAGCGTGGCTGCTGGAAAGCCGGTTACTGTTCAGACGTCATCCACTATCATGAATG CTGGGCCATGTGGAGGTGCATCATTGGCTGCACTGCGACAATTAGCTGTATCAAAGGAAGCTACGTCACCTCTGAGCATGAATTCCGTGGTTATTCTTCTCAACACTGAAGGCGTGCGCGACTATCCAGTTCCAAAAGACGTCTCTGTTGACGATGCCGTGGGCTCAAGTCAAACTCTCACTCAAATCAACTCTTCCAACCCGACTTTGTCTGTAACAGACGGAGTGGGCGGGACCGAAATCATAAACGATCTGGCCGCCTGGTTCTCCCATCGAGACATCGAGCATCACTGGATTGAGAAGGTCGCTGGATGA
- a CDS encoding Acetylornithine deacetylase (ArgE), putative, which yields MFNGHTDTVSLSSYEAEPLYGLFGTKNGKEAIFGRGCLDMKGGLAVWLAALAATKASGRIPRGDVFVAAVSDEEDASQGSQDDIEAGWSADAAVLPGPIHGAILAAHKGFLWVEVDILGVAAHGFDPASVEDAIMFAGSFLQALEKYQSQLPVDDFLGHGSLHCGFITGGEEPSSYPTKCTITVEYRIVPAKTEESILGDISALLKAIAEQKVGFKYAEGDCLCLSCAGDQA from the coding sequence ATGTTCAACGGCCACACAGACACTGTTAGTCTCTCCAGCTACGAGGCAGAGCCTCTGTACGGGTTGTTTGGAACCAAGAATGGCAAAGAGGCTATCTTTGGCCGGGGTTGTCTCGACATGAAGGGGGGCTTGGCTGTCTGGTTAGCGGCCCTTGCAGCAACAAAAGCTAGCGGCCGCATTCCTCGGGGTGATGTCTTTGTGGCTGCAGTATCAGACGAAGAGGATGCCTCGCAGGGAAGTCAGGATGACATTGAAGCTGGCTGGAGTGCTGATGCCGCAGTACTTCCTGGGCCAATCCACGGCGCGATACTTGCCGCCCACAAAGGATTTCTGTGGGTGGAGGTTGATATTTTGGGGGTTGCTGCACACGGGTTTGACCCTGCATCAGTAGAAGATGCGATTATGTTTGCCGGATCCTTCCTACAAGCTTTGGAGAAGTATCAATCCCAGCTACCTGTTGACGATTTCCTGGGTCATGGTTCGCTACACTGTGGCTTTATTACGGGTGGCGAAGAGCCTTCGTCCTATCCAACAAAGTGCACTATCACAGTCGAATATCGCATCGTCCCAGCCAAAACGGAAGAGTCCATCCTAGGAGACATCAGCGCGCTGCTGAAAGCAATCGCCGAGCAGAAGGTTGGTTTTAAATATGCAGAAGGCGATTGCTTGTGCCTCTCCTGTGCTGGAGACCAAGCCTGA
- a CDS encoding GET complex, subunit GET2 produces the protein MADESPAQRSARLRRERREAKIKEGGSARLDKITSLSGRTPQTEREEASPSPQPARAISASPSPAPQNPQFLPPAAPQPDMQSPEAIRAQQEAFFSMLRQAAPEPGQGVHPDPQAPNGLQAQQEAFRAMLRQSAQDQGQGQSPGDAEDPTIKLLNSLMGAIPGGDPNAPPGAPTGNQPVPGFSLAAIASMLGVPPFLANMLGGATPPTEAEQKRAQTWKTLHTVFALAVAVYLLFIIGASVALFGSPPPKPATAQNPFAIFVTGELMLAGGKALLGGKSGGMGIVVQLFRDVVRDGSLLLFMLGMGTCFVNDRRGMRIFNDILTIARWDGKTALRKALKADASNPQSPSH, from the exons ATGGCAGACGAATCACCTGCACAGCGATCCGCCCGATTGCGCCGCGAGCGCCGCGAGGCAAAGATCAAGGAAGGAGGCTCAGCGCGCCTGGATAAAATCACCAGTCTCAGTGGACGCACGCCACAAACCG AACGCGAAGAAGCCTCCCCATCTCCTCAACCTGCGCGTGCAATCTCCGCATCCCCATCTCCAGCACCGCAAAACCCCCAGTTCCTCCCCCCAGCCGCGCCTCAACCAGACATGCAGTCACCAGAAGCGATCCGCGCCCAGCAGGAAGCGTTCTTCTCGATGCTCCGACAAGCCGCACCGGAACCTGGCCAGGGCGTGCATCCCGACCCACAAGCGCCAAACGGCCTCCAGGCCCAGCAAGAAGCCTTCCGCGCGATGCTGCGACAATCCGCACAGGATCAAGGACAGGGCCAGTCGCCCGGCGACGCCGAAGACCCTACCATCAAACTCTTGAACTCTCTCATGGGTGCTATACCAGGGGGTGACCCTAATGCTCCACCAGGAGCACCTACAGGCAACCAACCCGTACCTGGATTTTCGCTTGCTGCTATCGCATCAATGCTTGGCGTGCCGCCTTTCCTCGCCAATATGCTGGGTGGAGCGACGCCTCCAACAGAGGCGGAACAGAAGCGCGCTCAGACTTGGAAGACGCTGCACACCGTCTTTGCTTTGGCAGTTGCTGTCTACCTGCTGTTCATTATTGGGGCTTCGGTCGCGTTGTTCGGTAGTCCCCCGCCAAAGCCTGCGACAGCACAGAATCCCTTTGCAATCTTTGTTACGGGAGAGTTGATGTTGGCTGGGGGTAAGGCGCTGCTTGGTGGGAAGTCTGGTGGTATGGGTATTGTAGTGCAGCTTTTCAGAGATGTTGTGAGGGATGGTAGCCTCCTACTCTTTATGTTAGGCATGGGGACTTG CTTCGTTAACGATCGGCGCGGTATGAGAATTTTCAATG ACATCTTGACGATAGCCCGCTGGGATGGCAAAACCGCGTTGCGCAAAGCACTCAAGGCTGATGCATCCAACCCTCAGTCACCTTCCCATTGA
- a CDS encoding Neutral amino acid permease has protein sequence MEVNTAPPAYEQEKISERKEMPLYEEEGQLKTGEVHDAFGNEEYAEIKYKTLKWWQCGLLMICESVSLGVLSLPSAVATLGLVPGVILIIGLGILATYTGYNIGLFRERYPHIQNLGDAGEILLGKFGRELFGTGQFLFCIFVMGSHLLTFRVMMNTVTNHGACSVVFSVIGMAISIVLSIPRTMKGMTWISFASFLSIVCAVVITMISVGVQSHPGRVIHATVDTNLYTAFQAVSNIVFAYCAHVAFFGLIAEMESPQDFKKSLFMLQGFEISLYLTAAIVIYFYIGTDVHSPALTSAGPLMSKIAYGIAIPTIVGAGVVNGHIGLKYIYFRLCSKSGLMHQRNKRSIGVWIALGVACWVAAWVISEAIPVFSDLNSLISALFASWFSYGLSGIYWLHLNRGELFSSPRKIFLSILNIAIAGFGLALCVLGLYSSGTAISKNSNSNSFSCANTDT, from the exons ATGGAGGTCAACACCGCACCACCTGCTTACGAGCAGGAGAAGATTTCTGAACGGAAGGAAATGCCACTATATGAAGAGGAGGGCCAGCTCAAGACTGGTGAGGTCCACGATGCTTTTGGTAACGAGGAGTACGCTGAGATCAAGTATAAAACCTTGAAGTGGTG GCAATGTGGCTTGCTCATGATTTGTGAGTCAGTTTCACTGGGTGTGTTGTCCCTGCCATCAGCCGTCGCTACCCTGGGCCTTGTCCCTGGTGTCATCCTGATTATCGGCCTTGGAATTCTCGCAACATACACTGGTTACAATATTGGCCTCTTCCGCGAACGGTACCCTCACATTCAAAACCTGGGTGATGCCGGCGAGATCTTGCTAGGCAAGTTTGGCCGTGAGCTCTTCGGTACTGGCCAGTTCCTCTTTTGCATTTTCGTCATGGGCAGCCACCTCCTGACCTTCCGCGTCATGATGAACACCGTCACAAACCATGGCGCCTGCTCTGTCGTCTTCAGTGTCATCGGTATGGCTATCTCGATCGTCTTGTCCATCCCCCGTACGATGAAGGGCATGACCTGGATCTCGTTTGCATCATTCCTCAGCATTGTATGCGCTGTTGTGATCACCATGATCTCCGTGGGAGTGCAAAGTCACCCTGGTCGTGTCATCCACGCCACTGTCGacaccaacctgtacactGCATTCCAGGCAGTTTCAAACATCGTCTTCGCTTACTGCGCCCACGTCGCTTTCTTCGGTTTGATTGCCGAGATGGAGTCGCCCCAGGATTTCAAGAAGTCCTTGTTCATGCTCCAGGGCTTTGAGATTTCCCTCTACCTGACCGCCGCCATTGTCATTTACTTCTACATCGGCACGGATGTGCACTCCCCTGCCCTCACGTCCGCAGGCCCCCTGATGAGTAAGATTGCCTATGGTATTGCTATCCCTACCATCGTTGGTGCCGGTGTCGTCAACGGCCACATCGGCTTGAAGTACATCTACTTCCGCCTCTGCTCCAAGTCGGGTCTGATGCACCAGCGCAACAAGCGTTCCATCGGTGTTTGGATTGCTCTTGGTGTGGCCTGCTGGGTCGCTGCGTGGGTCATATCTGAGGCTATTCCTGTCTTCAGCGACCTGAATAGTTTGATTAGTGCTCTTTTCGCTTCCTGGTTCAGCTACGGTCTCTCCGGTATCTACTGGCTCCACCTCAACCGCGGCGAGTTGTTTTCCTCTCCCCGCAAGATTTTCCTTAGCATCCTCAACATCGCCATTGCCGGCTTCGGTTTGGCGCTGTGCGTTCTTGGCCTGTACTCTTCCGGCACAGCTATCAGCAAGAActccaacagcaacagctTCAGCTGTGCTAACACCGATACTTGA
- a CDS encoding NAD(P)-binding domain translates to MTSNIKSIAFFGASTGVGLAALKRTLAAGHICIALCRDPSKLTAIFPSESTPNLKVIKGNAHDISTVSQCLLTDNGCIVDVIVSTIGAKPRGMTVDDPDVCKKGAATLLDALAQLRSTGITGNPHIVACGTVGFSRFGRDTPIAMVPIYYLFVKVPGADKVIMEDRFAQSGESFTVIRASHLVDGESDKTIRVGIEDPKTGPESRAVGYTISREDAGRWLAENLVLKIDAKYVNKNVTVTY, encoded by the coding sequence ATGACGTCAAACATCAAGTCTATCGCATTCTTTGGCGCCAGCACTGGCGTTGGCCTCGCTGCCCTCAAACGAACTCTCGCTGCTGGGCACATATGCATCGCGCTATGCCGCGATCCCTCCAAACTCACAGCCATCTTCCCTTCAGAGTCAACACCAAATCTGAAAGTCATCAAAGGCAATGCACACGATATCTCCACTGTATCGCAGTGCCTCCTGACCGACAATGGCTGCATTGTGGATGTCATCGTGTCCACCATCGGTGCCAAGCCACGTGGAATGACAGTCGATGATCCGGACGTCTGCAAGAAAGGCGCGGCAACTCTCCTAGATGCCCTCGCCCAGCTTCGAAGCACCGGCATTACCGGAAATCCTCACATAGTCGCTTGCGGTACAGTGGGCTTTTCCCGCTTCGGTCGCGATACTCCTATCGCTATGGTGCCCATCTACTATCTGTTTGTCAAAGTTCCCGGAGCAGACAAGGTAATTATGGAAGACCGTTTCGCACAGAGCGGGGAATCGTTCACGGTCATTCGTGCAAGTCACCTTGTCGATGGCGAGTCGGACAAGACTATCCGCGTTGGCATCGAGGATCCCAAGACGGGTCCGGAGTCTCGAGCTGTTGGGTATACAATCTCCCGAGAGGATGCGGGGAGGTGGCTCGCTGAAAACCTTGTCTTGAAGATAGACGCGAAGTATGTGAACAAGAATGTGACTGTTACATACTGA